Proteins encoded in a region of the Clostridium beijerinckii genome:
- a CDS encoding Cof-type HAD-IIB family hydrolase → MIKLIAADMDGTLLNSNHKISKENIEAIKMAEKMGVKFAISTGRMYEDVKPLLDESNLKCQCVVLNGGEYIDENGKVLEGIYIDSKQAREIIDMILKEKIIAEIYTNDGLYSVNTREEALTEVAYRIMVFDPETTFEDAMEMAKNHPHFINLKYVEDINDFLNSNVKIGKFVAFYNDEETTKKVKNKLESIGELAIASTFTKNIEINNKNAQKGLILARVAEKMGIKRDEVMVIGDSFNDYSMFTEFTESVAMENAVPEIKEIAKYITDTNDNAGVAKAIYKALNLENKKY, encoded by the coding sequence ATGATAAAACTTATTGCAGCTGATATGGATGGAACACTGCTTAATAGCAATCATAAGATATCAAAGGAAAATATAGAAGCTATAAAAATGGCTGAGAAAATGGGAGTAAAATTTGCAATTTCTACTGGAAGAATGTATGAAGATGTTAAACCCTTACTTGATGAATCTAATTTAAAATGTCAATGTGTCGTTCTAAATGGTGGAGAATACATAGATGAGAATGGAAAGGTATTAGAAGGAATCTACATTGATAGTAAGCAAGCAAGAGAAATTATAGATATGATATTAAAGGAAAAAATTATAGCTGAAATTTATACTAATGATGGATTATACAGTGTAAATACAAGAGAGGAAGCATTAACTGAAGTTGCATACAGAATTATGGTATTTGACCCAGAAACAACTTTTGAAGATGCTATGGAAATGGCTAAAAATCATCCTCATTTTATTAATTTAAAATATGTTGAAGATATAAACGATTTTTTGAATAGTAATGTTAAGATAGGAAAATTTGTTGCGTTTTATAACGATGAAGAAACAACTAAAAAGGTAAAGAACAAATTGGAATCAATAGGGGAACTTGCTATAGCATCAACTTTTACTAAAAATATAGAAATAAATAATAAAAATGCACAAAAGGGATTAATATTAGCAAGAGTTGCGGAAAAAATGGGGATAAAAAGAGATGAAGTAATGGTTATTGGGGATAGTTTTAATGATTACTCAATGTTTACTGAATTTACTGAATCTGTTGCTATGGAAAATGCAGTACCGGAAATAAAAGAAATAGCCAAGTATATAACTGATACCAATGATAATGCTGGAGTTGCTAAAGCTATTTATAAGGCTTTGAATTTAGAGAACAAAAAATATTAA
- a CDS encoding alpha/beta fold hydrolase, with the protein MAFQEKSFESFNKRDMVQAWIYTPFCKPRGIIQLIHGYHEHSRRYMHMILKLNDAGFIVAADDHVGHGKTAYVSDNWSDWGDKGYMTMVEDEHSLRKIVQEEYPDLPYFMFGHSMGSMIARCYATIYGEGIDGLILCGTSGVIPTASSVIPVFKNLIDEGRGEEVDPSCLEMLMGWMWKTERYEENPVTSNTWACGDPDVNADHARDIYSDLLMQPNIRSLYYFANLMNDIVGVKWAEKVPTSIKVYNIAGDKDPVGLYGEGVYAVSNWLAETGHMVKTKVYSGYRHEIQYYLDIRDEVEDGVIDFVNCIIEK; encoded by the coding sequence ATGGCATTTCAAGAAAAAAGTTTCGAATCATTTAATAAAAGAGATATGGTGCAAGCATGGATTTATACACCTTTTTGTAAACCAAGAGGAATCATTCAGCTTATACATGGGTATCATGAACATTCACGTAGATATATGCACATGATATTAAAATTAAATGACGCAGGATTTATAGTTGCTGCGGATGATCATGTGGGACATGGAAAAACTGCTTATGTTTCGGACAATTGGAGCGATTGGGGAGATAAGGGTTATATGACAATGGTAGAAGATGAACATTCACTTCGTAAAATTGTGCAAGAAGAATATCCTGATTTACCTTATTTTATGTTTGGTCATAGTATGGGATCAATGATTGCCAGATGTTATGCTACCATTTATGGAGAAGGAATTGATGGCTTGATTTTATGTGGAACTTCAGGAGTAATTCCAACAGCAAGTTCAGTAATACCTGTTTTTAAAAATTTAATAGATGAAGGTAGAGGAGAAGAAGTTGATCCTTCTTGCTTAGAGATGCTCATGGGATGGATGTGGAAAACAGAACGTTATGAAGAAAATCCTGTTACTTCAAATACCTGGGCATGTGGTGATCCTGATGTAAATGCAGACCATGCAAGAGATATATATAGTGATCTTCTAATGCAGCCTAATATACGTTCACTATATTATTTTGCAAATTTAATGAATGATATTGTTGGAGTTAAGTGGGCAGAGAAAGTGCCGACATCAATTAAAGTTTACAATATTGCAGGAGATAAAGATCCAGTTGGTCTGTACGGAGAAGGTGTTTATGCGGTGTCGAATTGGCTTGCAGAAACAGGGCACATGGTAAAGACAAAAGTTTATTCAGGATATCGTCATGAAATACAATATTATTTAGATATTAGGGATGAAGTTGAAGATGGAGTCATAGATTTTGTGAACTGCATTATTGAGAAGTAG
- a CDS encoding transposase, with the protein MIISRKIKTENDNYKIFEAVKIAFAKLNSNSKNAKGRPRKYSDEQIVACMLYGVKHSIFSLRELEYEIKKDYVFQSIINLNEIPDYSTFSLRAKTLEKHIYYGIYAMFVELINPETRLCAIDATALRSSKYDSEAKSGKGTRLGYYKGYKLHCIATVTDTMIPLVFSLTTANVYDNQVQDLLYEAKNYNPFLILADAAYDSVEWFEIAAKLEFNLLADINMRKAKSIEAFIDKRYENALFFESPIGANLYKNRLKIEQLFSVLKGLYNLENPRLYGKPDTNVI; encoded by the coding sequence ATGATTATATCACGAAAGATTAAAACTGAAAATGATAATTATAAGATTTTTGAAGCTGTTAAAATTGCATTTGCTAAATTAAATTCTAATAGTAAAAATGCTAAAGGCCGACCACGAAAGTACTCAGATGAGCAAATAGTTGCCTGCATGTTATATGGTGTTAAACATAGTATATTCAGTCTGAGAGAACTTGAATACGAAATAAAAAAAGATTATGTGTTTCAATCTATAATTAATCTTAATGAAATACCTGATTATTCTACCTTTTCGTTAAGAGCTAAGACTTTAGAGAAACATATATATTATGGTATTTATGCTATGTTTGTTGAACTTATTAACCCAGAAACTAGACTATGTGCAATTGATGCTACTGCCTTAAGAAGTTCAAAATACGATAGCGAAGCTAAATCCGGCAAAGGTACACGTCTGGGATATTATAAAGGTTACAAGTTACACTGCATTGCAACAGTTACTGATACTATGATTCCTCTAGTTTTTAGTTTAACAACAGCTAATGTTTACGATAATCAAGTTCAGGATTTACTATATGAAGCTAAAAATTATAATCCATTCTTAATACTTGCTGATGCGGCATATGACTCAGTCGAATGGTTTGAAATTGCTGCAAAACTAGAATTTAATTTATTAGCTGATATAAATATGCGTAAAGCTAAAAGCATTGAGGCGTTCATTGATAAACGATATGAGAATGCTTTATTTTTTGAATCTCCTATCGGAGCGAACCTATATAAAAATAGATTGAAAATAGAGCAATTATTCTCAGTTCTAAAAGGTTTATATAACTTAGAAAATCCAAGGCTCTATGGCAAGCCCGATACGAACGTCATATAA
- a CDS encoding TIM-barrel domain-containing protein — MKISNKIISLKNIDNYLEITTNAAKYRIILLNDDIVRVRCTFDEEFQEEASYALVMTAWKDKMDELLKDERKQVEAISSSYEDLGNYILLATKSININIYKEPFGVEITDKQGNILHSDLKEKSYVKDSLGRLYHYSCMDDEDYFYGFGEKAGYLNKKKRRMRMHNVDTIGYDSEHTDPLYKHIPFYIKFNNKNNIASGIFYNNSYDSTFDMGCERSGYWNKYSYFCADGGELDAFFIYGPKIKDVVRNYTDLTGKTAMSTKYSLGYMGSTMYYTELDKDSDKAILRFLDRCKEEGIPCDGFFMSSGYTTGEDGKRYVFNWNYDRFKNPEDFVSQVKEKGACVAPNIKPGMLISNPLYKEFDEAGAYIKDDEGEKSQTDRYWGGQASFVDFTNPKGRELWKKHLKESLVSLGITSIWNDNNEYEINNTEAICHFEGMKKEISGLRPIMPNLMAFMAKETVTEVYPNVRPYIVNRAGFAGIQRYAQTWAGDNNTSWKSLKFNIPVMLGMGLSGVANQGCDIGGFFGPAPEPELFVRWVQNGIFQPRFSIHSCNTDNTVTEPWMYPSYTKYIKEAIKLRYKLVPYLYSLLFEASKEGSPIMRPLIYEFQDDKKLLEESFDFMLGSSILIANVLEKGAKIRKVYLPEGAVWFDWYTKQAYEGGQTVEVEVSLNSIPMFFRSGAIIPMAEGLMNIHNDSIEKLKLLIEPSEESSFVLYEDDGTTNNYKNGECLKTLISVKRENSVKIVFEKEGTYDKQPKEINIDLICKDIAPVQVNLRDKKLTMFLDIKEWELSEDGWYFDIEQKTTKIKYQNITENYDLNVNFSVKDLISI, encoded by the coding sequence ATGAAGATAAGTAATAAAATTATAAGTCTAAAGAATATTGATAATTATTTAGAAATAACTACCAATGCAGCTAAATATAGAATTATACTTTTAAATGATGATATAGTAAGAGTTCGCTGTACTTTTGATGAGGAGTTTCAAGAAGAAGCATCATATGCTTTAGTTATGACAGCTTGGAAAGATAAAATGGACGAGTTATTAAAAGATGAAAGAAAGCAAGTAGAGGCAATTAGCAGCAGCTATGAAGATTTAGGTAATTATATTCTATTAGCTACAAAAAGTATAAATATAAATATTTATAAAGAACCTTTTGGAGTAGAGATTACAGATAAGCAAGGCAATATATTACATTCAGATTTAAAAGAAAAATCATATGTAAAAGATAGCTTAGGAAGACTTTATCATTATTCATGTATGGATGATGAAGATTATTTTTATGGATTTGGGGAAAAGGCTGGGTATTTAAATAAGAAAAAGAGAAGAATGAGAATGCATAATGTAGATACTATAGGTTATGATTCAGAACATACAGATCCATTATATAAGCATATACCTTTTTATATAAAATTTAATAATAAAAATAACATAGCTAGCGGAATATTCTATAACAATTCTTATGATTCTACTTTCGATATGGGATGTGAGAGAAGTGGATATTGGAATAAATACAGTTATTTCTGTGCTGATGGTGGAGAATTAGATGCATTTTTCATTTATGGACCTAAAATCAAAGATGTGGTAAGAAATTATACTGATTTAACAGGAAAAACTGCAATGTCTACAAAGTATTCCTTAGGATATATGGGATCAACTATGTATTACACAGAATTAGATAAAGATTCAGATAAAGCTATCTTACGATTTTTAGATAGGTGTAAAGAAGAAGGAATCCCTTGTGATGGTTTCTTTATGTCATCAGGATATACTACAGGGGAAGATGGAAAAAGATATGTATTCAATTGGAATTATGATAGATTCAAAAACCCTGAAGATTTTGTAAGCCAAGTGAAGGAAAAAGGGGCTTGCGTGGCACCTAACATAAAACCAGGTATGTTAATTTCTAATCCGCTATACAAAGAATTTGATGAAGCTGGGGCTTATATAAAGGACGACGAAGGAGAAAAATCTCAAACAGATAGATATTGGGGAGGACAAGCTTCTTTTGTAGATTTTACAAATCCTAAGGGAAGAGAATTGTGGAAAAAGCATTTAAAAGAATCCTTAGTTTCATTGGGAATTACATCTATATGGAATGATAATAATGAGTATGAAATAAATAATACAGAAGCAATTTGCCATTTTGAGGGTATGAAGAAAGAAATAAGTGGTTTAAGACCAATAATGCCAAATTTAATGGCATTTATGGCAAAGGAAACAGTCACAGAAGTTTATCCCAATGTAAGACCATATATAGTGAATAGGGCTGGATTTGCAGGAATTCAACGTTACGCTCAAACATGGGCTGGAGATAATAATACAAGTTGGAAGAGTTTAAAATTCAATATTCCAGTAATGCTTGGAATGGGACTTTCAGGAGTTGCAAATCAAGGATGTGATATAGGAGGATTTTTTGGACCAGCACCTGAGCCAGAGCTATTTGTAAGATGGGTTCAAAACGGAATATTCCAACCAAGGTTCTCAATTCATTCTTGCAATACTGATAATACTGTTACAGAACCATGGATGTATCCATCTTATACAAAATATATAAAAGAAGCTATAAAGCTTAGATATAAATTAGTACCATACTTATATTCATTGTTATTTGAAGCATCTAAAGAAGGATCACCAATTATGAGGCCTTTAATATATGAATTCCAAGATGATAAAAAATTACTTGAGGAAAGCTTTGATTTTATGCTTGGAAGTTCTATTTTGATTGCAAACGTCCTAGAAAAAGGTGCAAAAATAAGAAAAGTATATTTACCTGAAGGAGCTGTTTGGTTTGATTGGTATACAAAACAGGCATACGAAGGGGGACAGACGGTTGAAGTTGAAGTTTCATTAAACTCTATTCCTATGTTCTTTAGAAGTGGAGCAATAATTCCAATGGCTGAAGGCTTAATGAATATTCATAATGATTCAATAGAAAAACTTAAGCTTCTAATAGAGCCATCAGAGGAATCAAGCTTTGTATTATATGAAGACGATGGTACAACTAATAACTACAAAAATGGTGAATGCTTAAAGACGTTAATATCAGTGAAGAGGGAGAATAGTGTTAAAATTGTATTTGAAAAAGAAGGCACATATGATAAGCAGCCTAAAGAAATCAATATAGATTTAATATGTAAGGATATAGCTCCAGTTCAAGTTAACTTAAGAGATAAGAAGCTTACTATGTTCCTAGATATAAAAGAATGGGAATTAAGCGAAGATGGTTGGTATTTTGATATAGAACAAAAAACAACTAAAATAAAATATCAGAATATAACTGAAAATTATGATCTTAATGTTAATTTTAGCGTTAAAGATTTAATTTCTATATAA